From Roseburia hominis, the proteins below share one genomic window:
- a CDS encoding DUF58 domain-containing protein → MIKRIVSYIAVVLLTLYCFFLYDDRILGMLLVAEFLYPILGAGFLLFARKGIKVRLGTILAVAEKGQKIPVPVRIENGSRIPAVHFRLRMRIENTFTGEIKTCSVKGCALRGRKTEVKMHTQSDQCGNLRIVLEAVELYDLLHIFLTRKRCKEVSQVGILPECHLVPVEVSRRTREFLADAEEYSDREKGDDPSEIYQIREYKEKDALHDVHWKLSAKSEELLVKEHGKPLGPVVLLYLNLNREFAQKGDRRRNREKGWPSEVLEAVASLSLSLLEEKCVHMAAWYEEANGRVVKVKVSREEHVYELANRLLYASPYRGGEQAEARWAEAFGCHAYLSERPVDVHLGSSSGTKESNVGRLPGEDAFSRIIEFRLNGAVLMNGEEFLRIPINGEKIDWGRLYFTV, encoded by the coding sequence ATGATTAAGAGAATTGTTAGTTATATAGCAGTCGTTTTGCTGACCTTATATTGTTTTTTCCTGTATGATGACCGGATTCTGGGAATGCTGCTGGTCGCAGAGTTCTTATATCCGATTTTGGGAGCGGGGTTTCTTCTATTTGCAAGAAAAGGGATCAAGGTGCGGCTTGGAACGATTCTGGCAGTGGCGGAGAAAGGACAGAAGATTCCGGTACCGGTAAGAATAGAGAATGGTTCGCGGATACCGGCGGTTCATTTTCGGCTGAGGATGCGCATAGAAAATACATTTACGGGAGAAATCAAAACGTGCAGCGTAAAGGGCTGCGCGCTGCGTGGAAGAAAAACAGAGGTGAAAATGCACACCCAGTCGGATCAGTGTGGAAATCTGCGGATTGTGCTGGAAGCGGTGGAGCTATATGATCTGCTGCATATTTTTCTGACGAGAAAACGCTGCAAAGAGGTCAGCCAGGTAGGAATCCTGCCGGAGTGTCATCTGGTTCCGGTGGAGGTCAGCAGGCGGACACGGGAATTTCTGGCAGATGCCGAGGAGTATTCGGACCGGGAGAAGGGAGACGACCCGTCTGAGATCTATCAGATCCGGGAGTACAAGGAGAAAGACGCCCTGCATGATGTGCATTGGAAACTGTCGGCAAAATCAGAGGAGCTTCTGGTCAAGGAGCACGGGAAACCATTAGGCCCGGTGGTCCTTCTTTATCTGAATCTGAATCGGGAATTTGCCCAAAAAGGGGACAGGCGAAGGAATAGAGAAAAGGGCTGGCCGTCAGAGGTTCTGGAAGCGGTCGCATCTTTGTCGCTTTCCCTTTTGGAGGAGAAATGTGTGCATATGGCCGCCTGGTATGAGGAAGCGAACGGGCGTGTGGTCAAAGTGAAAGTCAGCAGGGAGGAGCATGTATACGAGCTGGCGAACCGTTTGTTGTACGCATCTCCCTATCGGGGCGGGGAGCAGGCCGAGGCAAGGTGGGCGGAGGCGTTTGGCTGCCATGCATACCTGAGTGAACGTCCGGTGGACGTTCATCTCGGCAGTTCTTCCGGGACGAAAGAGAGCAATGTGGGCCGTCTGCCGGGAGAAGATGCGTTCAGCAGAATCATAGAATTCCGGCTAAACGGAGCTGTTCTGATGAACGGGGAGGAATTCCTGCGGATACCGATAAATGGAGAAAAGATAGATTGGGGCAGGCTGTATTTTACTGTTTGA
- a CDS encoding MoxR family ATPase, whose translation MSALYQEAKAIIREVEKAVVGKSDVIEKIMTAIVAGGHILIEDMPGVGKTTMALAFAKAMGLMEKRVQFTPDIMPADLTGFSIYQKERGKFVYQPGLLMCNLFLADEINRTSPKTQSALLEVMEERKVTVDGVSRETGRPFIVIATENPEGSAGTMLLPESQLDRFMISIHMGYPTVQEEIEILKRRQAGSVVEQVENVADDQLILQMQEEAAGVFVHEVVFEYIARLAKATREQELLSSGLSPRGTVALAAMSRARAYLAGRDFVIPEDVKEVFLCTVRHRVTLGIKAKVAHVNVEDVLNQVLGEVPKPTARRKQVGHD comes from the coding sequence ATGTCAGCTTTATATCAGGAAGCGAAAGCAATCATCAGGGAAGTTGAAAAAGCAGTAGTCGGGAAATCGGACGTTATTGAGAAGATCATGACGGCGATTGTGGCGGGAGGCCACATTTTGATAGAGGATATGCCGGGGGTAGGGAAGACCACCATGGCACTGGCATTTGCCAAAGCTATGGGGCTTATGGAAAAAAGAGTACAGTTCACGCCGGATATTATGCCGGCGGATCTGACAGGATTCTCCATTTATCAGAAGGAGAGAGGCAAGTTCGTGTATCAGCCGGGGCTTCTCATGTGCAATCTGTTTCTGGCAGATGAGATTAACAGGACCTCTCCCAAGACGCAGTCGGCGCTTTTGGAGGTTATGGAGGAGAGAAAGGTAACGGTGGACGGCGTGAGCCGGGAAACGGGACGGCCGTTTATTGTGATTGCGACGGAGAATCCGGAAGGATCGGCGGGAACGATGCTTTTGCCGGAGTCGCAGCTTGATAGGTTTATGATCAGCATTCATATGGGATATCCCACGGTGCAGGAGGAAATCGAAATACTAAAGCGCAGACAGGCCGGAAGCGTGGTGGAACAGGTGGAAAATGTGGCCGATGATCAGTTGATCCTTCAGATGCAGGAAGAGGCTGCCGGGGTGTTCGTGCATGAGGTTGTGTTTGAGTACATAGCGCGGCTGGCTAAAGCGACACGGGAGCAGGAACTGTTAAGTTCGGGCTTAAGCCCCAGAGGAACGGTGGCGCTTGCGGCGATGAGCCGGGCGAGGGCCTATCTTGCGGGAAGAGACTTTGTGATTCCGGAAGATGTGAAAGAAGTATTCTTGTGTACGGTCAGACATCGTGTAACGCTGGGGATCAAAGCGAAGGTCGCTCACGTCAATGTGGAAGACGTGCTGAATCAGGTGCTTGGTGAGGTTCCAAAGCCAACGGCAAGAAGAAAACAGGTGGGGCATGATTAA
- a CDS encoding transglutaminase domain-containing protein, translating to MSGLKMIHANKENKAYRYICLAVVYLILSAMFAAYVSVFETGVNRELAYGSRAVAVFCLGIFVILFEGGKKRPGIRKMGFALSGAAAVVMVLGYRLWTPGAFVLVNDFIGKYNQFYGAGFPRMEEAGGVAIFCALFVVQFLLGAILVGILLRGRFLFVAVPVMLLPGILGAFVGYLPSVTASWVLLGACCLFMIVGHSGCGKGWTLELAGGMLVFLILYGCAAAVSPAILQLVGEHEQEYTKIRKDLLQAQKVDVGAMLAEHMKGESDYSKGGVGKGDFRNLSSHHPQGTKELEVVVTGEPKSRVYLRAYVGVDYTGNGWKEMSSIRFAEMAAPIVGEGKKKDLLNEPFRRIHEGSSGIEAESMWIKRFGASGEFGYTPYYAQIPDNLTVRLDAYVKGNGRKEWEYEYYPSRKAENVGEEDLAAKSKDWENYCTFVEENYKEYPKELERLGKYCVLFDKGSADKVASGIDYEFSDDLSYSLEPGQTPEGKDFAEYFLLDNQKGFCVHFATTAALIYRKCGYASRYVEGYAVSPERFEKQSDGTYRAVVTDEMAHAWCETFDSELGWQVREHTLPYTGTEAQPEALRNQNDEENAPGPDNTEDEDRREEENPEDTENENADPEGEDEENENEPASEEGIRENDPADEEEGGPGIVSSGKGSGMGGTNQGGTLFEKWQKFRESRAYALMMRVLSGLGCLAALIGILWISGFVWYRIRRRKRLQAFRKRKDNRGIASIYAEIYRITVFLGMKDMGFSENELGEIWKREYPYLTGEEWDWLTHCAVRSAFSGEKTGKEDWVKMYKLYQKFRGGVLAELKGRRRWVFLYMKAL from the coding sequence ATGTCGGGTCTGAAGATGATTCATGCGAACAAAGAGAATAAAGCGTATCGATATATTTGCCTGGCGGTGGTGTATCTGATTCTGTCCGCCATGTTTGCCGCCTATGTCTCTGTGTTTGAGACTGGGGTGAACCGGGAACTCGCCTATGGAAGCCGGGCGGTGGCCGTATTTTGCCTGGGGATTTTTGTGATTCTGTTCGAAGGTGGAAAGAAAAGGCCGGGAATACGGAAAATGGGTTTTGCACTTAGTGGTGCGGCAGCGGTGGTGATGGTGCTGGGGTATCGGCTCTGGACGCCGGGAGCCTTCGTGCTGGTCAATGATTTTATAGGGAAATATAATCAGTTTTATGGCGCCGGGTTTCCGCGTATGGAGGAAGCAGGAGGCGTTGCGATTTTCTGCGCCCTTTTTGTGGTGCAGTTTTTGCTGGGAGCGATCCTTGTGGGGATTCTTCTGAGGGGGCGTTTTCTGTTCGTGGCGGTTCCGGTCATGCTGCTTCCGGGGATTCTTGGTGCGTTTGTGGGATATCTGCCGTCGGTCACTGCTTCCTGGGTGCTTCTGGGCGCATGCTGCCTGTTCATGATCGTGGGGCATTCCGGCTGTGGTAAGGGGTGGACCCTTGAATTGGCCGGAGGTATGCTGGTGTTCCTCATTCTCTATGGCTGCGCGGCGGCTGTAAGTCCGGCGATTCTGCAGCTTGTCGGGGAGCATGAGCAGGAATACACCAAAATCAGAAAAGATCTTCTCCAGGCGCAGAAGGTAGATGTGGGGGCCATGCTGGCGGAGCATATGAAGGGAGAATCCGATTATTCCAAAGGCGGGGTGGGAAAGGGAGATTTCAGAAATCTGTCCAGTCATCACCCGCAGGGGACGAAGGAACTGGAAGTGGTTGTGACAGGTGAGCCCAAATCCCGTGTGTATTTGCGCGCGTATGTGGGAGTAGATTATACGGGAAATGGCTGGAAAGAGATGAGCAGTATCCGGTTTGCCGAAATGGCGGCGCCGATCGTCGGAGAGGGAAAGAAGAAGGATTTGTTAAATGAACCGTTCCGGCGTATCCATGAAGGGAGCAGTGGAATTGAAGCGGAGAGTATGTGGATCAAGCGTTTTGGCGCTTCCGGGGAGTTCGGGTACACGCCGTATTATGCGCAGATTCCGGATAACCTGACTGTGCGGTTGGACGCCTATGTCAAGGGGAACGGTAGAAAAGAGTGGGAATATGAGTATTATCCGAGTAGAAAAGCGGAGAATGTAGGAGAAGAGGATCTGGCTGCAAAATCAAAGGACTGGGAGAATTATTGTACGTTTGTGGAAGAAAATTATAAGGAATATCCTAAGGAACTTGAGCGGCTGGGAAAGTATTGTGTCTTGTTTGATAAAGGCTCAGCAGATAAGGTGGCAAGTGGGATTGATTATGAGTTTTCCGACGATCTGAGCTATAGTCTGGAGCCGGGACAAACTCCGGAGGGGAAGGATTTTGCAGAGTATTTTCTGCTGGATAATCAAAAAGGGTTCTGTGTCCATTTTGCGACGACGGCTGCGCTGATTTACCGGAAATGCGGATATGCGTCCCGGTATGTGGAGGGGTACGCCGTCTCCCCGGAGAGATTTGAAAAGCAAAGTGACGGAACCTACCGTGCGGTAGTGACTGACGAGATGGCGCATGCCTGGTGTGAGACCTTTGATTCGGAGCTTGGCTGGCAGGTGAGGGAACATACGCTGCCTTATACCGGTACAGAGGCGCAGCCGGAGGCCCTGCGCAACCAAAATGATGAGGAAAATGCCCCGGGCCCGGACAATACAGAAGATGAGGATCGGCGGGAGGAAGAAAACCCGGAGGATACGGAAAATGAAAATGCTGATCCGGAAGGGGAAGATGAGGAAAATGAAAATGAGCCTGCCTCGGAAGAGGGTATAAGAGAAAATGATCCGGCGGACGAGGAAGAGGGAGGACCTGGCATTGTATCTTCCGGGAAGGGTTCCGGTATGGGAGGCACAAATCAGGGCGGTACATTATTTGAAAAGTGGCAAAAGTTCAGGGAGAGCAGGGCGTATGCTTTGATGATGAGGGTTTTGTCAGGGCTTGGCTGCTTAGCTGCGCTGATTGGAATTCTTTGGATTTCAGGTTTCGTGTGGTATAGAATAAGAAGAAGGAAAAGGCTGCAGGCATTTCGGAAGAGGAAAGATAACCGGGGAATCGCCAGCATTTATGCGGAGATTTATCGAATCACTGTTTTCCTGGGAATGAAGGATATGGGCTTTAGCGAAAACGAATTGGGCGAAATATGGAAGAGGGAATATCCCTACCTTACGGGCGAAGAGTGGGATTGGCTGACTCATTGTGCCGTCAGATCTGCATTTTCCGGTGAAAAAACGGGGAAAGAGGACTGGGTGAAGATGTATAAATTATATCAGAAATTCCGGGGAGGTGTGCTTGCGGAACTGAAAGGCAGGAGGCGCTGGGTATTTTTGTATATGAAAGCGTTATAA